A section of the Methanococcoides sp. LMO-2 genome encodes:
- the surE gene encoding 5'/3'-nucleotidase SurE, translating to MSKRILLTNDDGVYAAGIRAAYRSVSDLGDVTVSAPAMQQSGVGRSISIFDPLRITRTSIDGIDVHAVGGTPTDSVILGIFSIMKGLPDLILSGFNIGENISTDTITTSGTVGAALEGASYGVPAIAASIQVTEEGLKFDDLRDFQHDFDVGVKFVNRVAKKVLKDGLPENVDLLNINIPHFAEDDCEVEITKLARKFFETNVEERHDPRGTSYYWITGDLIHEAEEGTDVNAIENGHISVTPISLDATSPIDFSDIEHLV from the coding sequence ATGTCAAAGCGAATACTGCTCACAAACGATGATGGTGTCTATGCTGCCGGTATAAGGGCAGCCTACAGGAGTGTGTCCGACCTTGGCGATGTCACAGTCTCAGCACCGGCTATGCAACAAAGCGGTGTGGGCCGATCGATCTCCATATTTGATCCACTTCGTATAACCCGTACATCAATAGATGGCATAGATGTGCATGCTGTGGGCGGAACCCCTACGGATTCCGTGATACTGGGCATCTTTTCTATCATGAAGGGACTGCCTGATCTGATCCTCTCCGGGTTCAACATTGGTGAGAACATAAGTACCGACACTATCACGACATCAGGGACCGTAGGAGCTGCACTCGAGGGTGCAAGTTATGGTGTTCCTGCTATTGCTGCTTCCATCCAGGTAACTGAGGAGGGCCTGAAATTCGATGACCTGAGGGATTTCCAGCATGACTTTGATGTGGGCGTGAAGTTTGTTAACCGTGTGGCAAAAAAAGTATTGAAGGATGGCCTTCCTGAGAATGTTGACCTTCTGAACATTAACATCCCTCATTTTGCAGAAGATGACTGTGAAGTGGAGATCACAAAGCTTGCACGCAAGTTCTTCGAGACCAATGTCGAAGAGCGCCATGATCCACGGGGAACCTCATATTACTGGATAACAGGTGACCTGATCCATGAAGCGGAAGAGGGTACCGATGTCAATGCCATTGAGAACGGTCACATATCCGTGACACCGATCTCGCTGGATGCAACATCTCCGATCGATTTCTCAGATATAGAGCATCTGGTCTGA